A region from the Pseudonocardia petroleophila genome encodes:
- a CDS encoding acyl-CoA thioesterase: MTFTHPHQVRYLEVDAQGVVFNSWYLAWFDDAMTAFLLHRGLPYADMLASGHDVQLVRSEIDWRTGVGFQDEVAIAVSTARIGRTSFALDFEVRRGDEVTCAGRTVYVVIATDGSGKRAIPPLIADALGEPAPLLAP; this comes from the coding sequence CAGGTGCGCTACCTGGAGGTCGACGCGCAGGGCGTGGTCTTCAACTCCTGGTACCTCGCCTGGTTCGACGACGCGATGACCGCGTTCCTGCTGCACCGCGGCCTCCCCTACGCCGACATGCTGGCCTCGGGCCACGACGTGCAGCTGGTGCGGTCGGAGATCGACTGGCGCACCGGCGTCGGGTTCCAGGACGAGGTGGCGATCGCGGTGTCCACCGCCCGCATCGGCCGCACCTCCTTCGCACTGGACTTCGAGGTCCGCCGCGGCGACGAGGTCACCTGCGCGGGCCGCACGGTCTACGTCGTGATCGCCACCGACGGGTCGGGCAAGCGCGCGATCCCGCCGCTGATCGCCGACGCGCTCGGCGAACCGGCACCGCTGCTCGCCCCGTGA
- a CDS encoding isochorismatase family protein: protein MSPAPVQALLVVDVQAATAADEELTAVRRLLGAARRTGALVVHLRHDGPAGAPDEVGTPGWRLHLPVGGGEPVLGRAGDDGFAGTDLGALLDARGVRRTAVCGISPAATIRAALDRGLDVVVADDAHAVPGAEVADATEVVFTRTGV, encoded by the coding sequence GTGAGCCCCGCCCCGGTCCAGGCCCTGCTCGTCGTCGACGTGCAGGCCGCGACGGCCGCCGACGAGGAGCTCACCGCGGTGCGCCGCCTGCTCGGCGCGGCCCGGCGCACCGGGGCGCTCGTGGTGCACCTGCGCCACGACGGCCCGGCCGGGGCACCGGACGAGGTCGGCACACCGGGCTGGCGGCTGCACCTGCCGGTCGGCGGCGGCGAGCCGGTGCTGGGCCGGGCGGGCGACGACGGCTTCGCGGGCACCGACCTGGGTGCGCTGCTCGACGCGCGCGGGGTCCGTCGGACGGCCGTGTGCGGGATCTCCCCGGCCGCGACGATCCGGGCCGCCCTCGACCGCGGTCTCGACGTCGTGGTCGCCGACGACGCCCACGCGGTGCCCGGGGCGGAGGTCGCCGACGCGACGGAGGTCGTCTTCACCCGTACCGGTGTGTGA